Proteins encoded in a region of the Pirellulales bacterium genome:
- a CDS encoding DUF6493 family protein has product MKAAELYDLVVAADREKLCQVLAPLDDAQREELNDFAWRLYNQISGAWSASVFNKRKDLERYGDDVHALMDALRGRKYEDWRVPRWAAALAVLALCDLRRIRNPWSDDGGGWLHSDLRDMPQRVLQILDARRPAWLAKWIEADVKREPRVTTWFVERSLIRSGALPANETEGYVQRMAEENAIFDRGDEFKTDNLKQQFDSWKDVLLADPDLLEHDVWRLFEVENNAFRYRFDPWASALKELSDEERLDRARLLEASIRAASLPMKESVLSAYGKFHEYLEPTIDEREKLIDEYMLLLESRVPIVVGFALKALEVVAKAKRLPAEAFFAACEPVFRLDKKTHPAKAIALTRLLIKQDAGCKAAAALAMARALASDIPDVQEAAMDTLESLNDHLGREAADAINDAIERVAAALKPRLRTLLDSTGEAGHETSPAEVSKKAEQVGGPTGSELDARVSAIPAAIGRQTATEQAVRWVRDGSEPQVFPIDPRHVPRRVPSMRVAPLDSIDELIDSVGALCEGVDDAMEIERILDGIARFHHQPPSDFDKRVDALRKRVGKESKPWAFTFLDQLTNVGLTQVIRRWLRMPPVLRELFKWREANESLYRDRLRELCWYLDKDDEGPRGLLAMPTHRGGWIDPVVLAERLQRDYVEPKEVPDQYDLAQAILRLTIDGRDEAIKMLGKPDHYNGDRHLFYALGAPIEFEWGEGFGEDALQSASVRARAQLEDPAAFHPPRALAAACFDAQGRIALNGPVASDPALPPQLLEVIYGLEVANGSEQIGGPRAWQVEWENLCYPFDHRASLLMAATCLSSSRSRLTPLFDRDTVWQAEAARAAIVAASADSADARSLATDALVEAIGAMLVEPATLGRQLAAVGSLIKLNRVAAVLKATAATSRLHHWAVFGAIDAFLAACKLIPTDLHHLLSVMLESGAVLGKSTSEEAAATLKSINVAGKTAKLAKQLIQLSGDRAGMAEVRDQACQAVLARAERWRNLIADVA; this is encoded by the coding sequence ATGAAAGCTGCTGAGTTGTATGACCTGGTCGTTGCCGCAGACCGCGAGAAGTTGTGCCAAGTGTTGGCACCGCTCGACGACGCCCAACGCGAAGAACTGAACGACTTCGCCTGGCGGCTATACAACCAGATTTCTGGCGCGTGGTCCGCAAGCGTTTTCAATAAGAGGAAGGATCTGGAGCGTTATGGCGACGACGTTCACGCCCTCATGGACGCGCTGCGCGGCCGGAAATACGAAGATTGGCGCGTGCCGAGGTGGGCTGCGGCACTGGCCGTGCTGGCGCTATGCGATCTCAGGCGCATCCGGAATCCCTGGAGCGACGACGGTGGCGGCTGGCTGCATAGCGATCTGCGCGACATGCCCCAGCGGGTGCTGCAGATTCTCGATGCGCGACGACCCGCATGGCTGGCTAAATGGATTGAAGCCGACGTTAAAAGGGAGCCTCGGGTGACGACCTGGTTCGTTGAGCGGAGCCTGATCCGGTCAGGCGCGCTGCCCGCCAACGAAACCGAGGGGTACGTCCAACGGATGGCCGAAGAAAACGCGATCTTTGACCGCGGCGATGAGTTCAAAACAGATAATTTGAAGCAGCAGTTCGATTCTTGGAAGGATGTTCTGTTGGCTGATCCCGATTTGCTCGAACACGACGTATGGCGACTGTTTGAGGTCGAAAACAATGCCTTCCGTTATCGATTCGATCCTTGGGCGAGCGCGCTGAAGGAGTTGAGCGACGAGGAACGATTGGATCGTGCGCGATTGCTCGAGGCGAGCATCCGTGCCGCATCGTTGCCGATGAAGGAGAGTGTGCTGTCCGCCTATGGCAAATTTCACGAGTACCTGGAACCGACGATCGACGAGCGCGAGAAACTGATCGACGAATACATGCTCTTGTTGGAGTCGCGCGTGCCGATCGTGGTCGGCTTCGCCCTCAAAGCCCTGGAGGTCGTCGCCAAAGCGAAACGCCTGCCAGCGGAGGCGTTCTTCGCGGCCTGCGAGCCGGTATTCCGCTTGGACAAGAAGACGCATCCGGCCAAAGCGATCGCGCTGACCAGGCTGCTCATCAAACAGGACGCCGGATGTAAGGCGGCCGCGGCGCTCGCGATGGCTCGCGCCCTGGCGAGCGACATTCCCGACGTCCAAGAGGCGGCGATGGATACGCTCGAATCGTTGAACGATCATCTCGGACGAGAAGCGGCCGACGCGATCAACGATGCAATCGAACGCGTGGCCGCAGCCCTCAAGCCTCGACTCCGGACGCTGCTGGACAGTACCGGCGAAGCCGGCCACGAAACCTCGCCGGCCGAGGTGAGCAAGAAAGCCGAGCAGGTTGGCGGACCAACGGGGTCTGAGTTGGACGCGCGAGTTTCTGCAATTCCCGCGGCGATTGGCCGGCAAACAGCGACCGAGCAGGCGGTGCGGTGGGTTCGCGACGGCAGCGAGCCGCAAGTCTTCCCCATCGATCCGCGGCATGTGCCCCGCCGCGTCCCGTCGATGCGGGTGGCGCCGCTCGACTCGATCGACGAGTTGATCGATTCGGTCGGGGCGCTATGTGAAGGCGTGGACGACGCGATGGAGATTGAGCGGATCCTCGATGGCATTGCGCGTTTCCATCATCAGCCGCCCAGCGATTTCGACAAGCGGGTGGACGCGCTGCGTAAGCGAGTGGGCAAGGAATCGAAACCGTGGGCGTTCACGTTTCTCGACCAGTTAACCAATGTCGGGCTGACGCAGGTAATTCGTCGCTGGCTCCGGATGCCGCCGGTCCTTCGGGAACTGTTTAAATGGCGAGAAGCGAACGAATCGCTGTATCGGGACCGACTGCGAGAGCTCTGCTGGTATTTGGATAAGGACGACGAAGGGCCGCGGGGGCTTCTGGCCATGCCGACGCACCGGGGGGGCTGGATCGATCCCGTCGTCCTGGCCGAGCGACTGCAGCGGGACTACGTTGAGCCGAAGGAGGTGCCGGACCAGTACGATCTCGCCCAAGCGATTTTGCGACTGACCATCGACGGTCGCGACGAGGCGATCAAGATGTTGGGAAAACCAGATCATTACAACGGCGATCGTCATCTGTTTTACGCGCTCGGCGCACCGATCGAGTTCGAATGGGGGGAGGGATTCGGCGAGGACGCGCTTCAGTCTGCTTCAGTTCGTGCGCGTGCACAGCTCGAAGATCCGGCCGCCTTCCATCCGCCGCGAGCCTTGGCCGCCGCGTGTTTCGACGCGCAAGGCCGCATCGCCTTAAACGGTCCGGTCGCCAGTGATCCCGCCCTCCCGCCTCAATTGCTGGAAGTCATCTATGGATTGGAAGTCGCCAACGGCAGCGAGCAGATAGGCGGACCGCGAGCTTGGCAGGTCGAGTGGGAGAATCTCTGTTATCCGTTCGACCATCGAGCGTCGTTGTTGATGGCCGCCACTTGTCTCAGCAGCTCGCGCTCGCGGCTTACTCCGCTTTTCGATCGGGACACCGTATGGCAGGCGGAAGCCGCTCGCGCTGCGATCGTTGCAGCGTCGGCTGACTCGGCCGACGCCCGCAGTCTTGCCACCGATGCCCTGGTTGAAGCGATCGGCGCGATGCTCGTCGAGCCGGCGACGTTGGGAAGGCAACTGGCGGCGGTTGGCTCGCTCATCAAGCTGAACCGCGTCGCCGCGGTGCTGAAGGCGACGGCGGCGACATCGCGCTTGCACCATTGGGCCGTGTTCGGCGCCATCGACGCATTCCTCGCTGCCTGTAAGCTAATTCCCACAGACTTGCATCATCTTCTGTCAGTGATGCTCGAGAGCGGCGCCGTCCTCGGAAAGTCGACCAGCGAAGAAGCTGCCGCGACACTGAAATCAATCAACGTGGCGGGCAAAACCGCCAAGTTGGCCAAGCAGTTGATCCAACTGAGCGGCGACCGAGCGGGCATGGCCGAGGTAAGAGACCAGGCGTGCCAGGCCGTTCTCGCGCGGGCCGAGCGATGGCGGAACTTGATAGCAGACGTGGCATGA
- a CDS encoding SWIM zinc finger family protein codes for MSAGLAIDFRYLYRGGSCAEQQAQSLGLRLATFGGPEKHPCFFDAKIAQPRVVSAALLTVAEVVRTHFFLPRPGLLDPVVTCNDHVLRFEGFSACCGAYVRADFADESFDRPIAGRGTTNVDFNNEMRRGLTRLRSSRDARISVGAEELSLHVDESRVVEKKVKLPLRWIKSFCETTAYLPRMQPKFTVSGSDLLRFLRSLARDAAKSAPAWVVKSGSGLRLSLREAKDGVRVMAAARLRVLESVAQLADSAEIYASDETGVSAWDLRFPTGRLTLLLSPELYRGFSGEGQALESLAATEWKNSIDQVRAALTWNRDVDSNLLAAKLKLPAAEVDGALVVLGTRGLVGYDLAAQKYFHRELPFDLSKIEELQPRLTNARKLLAAGRVSLHCRESDDRSEVLVSGSDVEYLVRLAPDKDRCTCPWYAKHQGARGPCKHVLAARLFLDGESDESC; via the coding sequence ATGTCCGCCGGTCTTGCGATTGACTTCCGCTATCTGTATCGCGGCGGCAGTTGTGCGGAGCAGCAAGCCCAGTCGCTCGGGTTGCGTCTTGCGACGTTTGGCGGCCCGGAAAAGCACCCTTGCTTTTTCGACGCCAAGATCGCGCAACCGCGAGTCGTCTCGGCCGCCTTGTTGACGGTTGCAGAGGTGGTTCGCACGCACTTTTTCTTGCCGCGCCCCGGACTCCTGGATCCCGTAGTGACCTGCAACGACCACGTCTTGCGATTCGAGGGCTTTAGCGCTTGCTGTGGGGCGTACGTGCGGGCCGACTTTGCCGATGAGAGTTTCGATCGCCCGATTGCTGGACGCGGGACGACCAACGTAGATTTCAACAACGAGATGCGCCGCGGCCTGACGCGGCTCCGGTCGTCGCGCGATGCCAGAATCAGCGTCGGAGCCGAAGAGCTGTCGCTGCACGTCGACGAGTCGCGCGTCGTTGAGAAGAAGGTCAAGCTGCCGTTGCGATGGATCAAGTCCTTTTGCGAAACCACGGCCTACCTACCACGGATGCAGCCGAAGTTTACGGTCAGCGGTAGCGACCTGTTGCGATTCTTGCGCTCGCTCGCTCGCGATGCAGCCAAGAGCGCGCCCGCCTGGGTCGTCAAGTCGGGCAGCGGCTTGAGACTCAGTTTGCGAGAGGCCAAGGACGGCGTGCGAGTCATGGCGGCGGCGCGACTGCGCGTCCTTGAAAGCGTCGCTCAACTGGCTGACTCGGCGGAGATTTACGCCAGCGACGAAACAGGAGTAAGTGCTTGGGATCTGCGATTTCCGACGGGCCGCCTGACGCTGTTATTGAGCCCCGAGTTATACCGAGGGTTTTCCGGCGAGGGACAGGCATTGGAATCCTTGGCCGCAACAGAGTGGAAGAACTCGATCGACCAGGTGAGAGCCGCGTTGACTTGGAACCGTGACGTCGACTCCAATCTGCTCGCCGCAAAGCTGAAACTGCCGGCCGCCGAGGTCGATGGGGCGCTGGTCGTACTTGGAACGCGCGGTCTTGTGGGCTACGATCTTGCCGCTCAAAAATACTTCCATCGCGAGTTGCCGTTCGATTTATCGAAGATCGAGGAGTTGCAGCCCCGGCTGACGAATGCAAGGAAACTGCTGGCGGCGGGACGGGTGAGTCTGCATTGCCGGGAAAGCGACGATCGCAGCGAGGTGCTCGTATCCGGAAGCGACGTGGAATACCTGGTGCGATTGGCACCGGACAAGGACCGATGCACGTGCCCCTGGTACGCGAAACACCAGGGCGCGCGAGGACCGTGCAAGCACGTTTTAGCCGCGAGATTGTTCCTGGATGGCGAATCCGATGAAAGCTGCTGA
- the phnC gene encoding phosphonate ABC transporter ATP-binding protein: protein MLEIKDLSVAYPNAGTVLSSVSLTVRRGELLVLLGRSGAGKSSLLRAINYLVRPSAGSITVAGIGRLGDRRSLAVHRRQTGMVFQQHQLILRLTALDNVLLGCVGRYPAWHIGLPFSRTDVELAYDCLERVGLAHQALRRADELSGGQRQRVGIARALAQQPRLLLVDEPVASLDPQTADQIMALLQEIQRAQRLTAIVSLHQLELARRYAERIVGLASGRIVFDGTAGDLSSDDLTRIYRTVPVSADDLTASPPSVGTSKTVESFEHEMLVQDD, encoded by the coding sequence ATGCTTGAAATCAAGGATCTTAGCGTTGCCTATCCTAATGCGGGCACGGTGCTCTCGTCAGTTTCGCTGACAGTGCGCCGAGGCGAGCTGTTGGTGCTGCTCGGCAGGTCGGGGGCGGGAAAGTCGTCGCTGCTCAGGGCGATCAACTATCTGGTCCGGCCGTCGGCCGGCTCGATCACGGTGGCAGGCATCGGCAGACTCGGCGACCGGCGTTCATTGGCCGTGCATCGCCGGCAGACCGGCATGGTCTTTCAGCAGCACCAGCTCATCTTGCGCCTGACGGCGCTCGATAATGTTCTGCTCGGCTGCGTCGGCCGCTACCCGGCCTGGCACATCGGGCTGCCGTTCTCGCGGACCGACGTCGAATTGGCATACGATTGCCTCGAGCGCGTTGGGCTGGCCCATCAGGCCCTGCGCCGCGCCGATGAACTGAGCGGCGGCCAGCGCCAGCGAGTCGGCATTGCTCGGGCGTTGGCGCAGCAGCCGCGGTTGTTGCTGGTCGACGAACCCGTGGCCAGCCTCGATCCGCAAACCGCCGACCAAATCATGGCGCTCTTGCAGGAGATACAGCGAGCCCAACGACTGACGGCGATCGTCAGTCTGCACCAGCTCGAACTGGCCCGCCGCTACGCCGAGCGCATCGTGGGACTCGCATCGGGCCGCATCGTGTTCGACGGGACGGCCGGCGATTTGTCGAGCGACGACCTGACGCGAATCTATCGGACCGTGCCCGTGAGTGCCGATGACTTGACGGCCTCGCCACCATCCGTCGGCACGTCGAAAACCGTCGAAAGCTTCGAACACGAAATGCTGGTGCAAGATGATTAG
- the phnD gene encoding phosphate/phosphite/phosphonate ABC transporter substrate-binding protein, giving the protein MISRAACTFLAAVLFAGCGQQRPVPAGGRNPDVLKVALLPDESPATIIKDNEALKEYLKQRLDKQVELVVTTDYSTMIEATRHGRIDVAYFGPLSYCLCKSKCDIEPFAAKLQQGSTTYQSVIVANAGEAIESLAGIKGRTMAYGDKASTSSHLIPKSMLAAEGLLAGRDYEEVFVGNHDAVLMNVARGNAPAGGLSKPIYDSLIERRVVEPDQVKLLAESKPFPQYPWVMQADLAADLKQRIKQAFYDLHEPKVLEPLKAEGFAPVTDADYDSIRELAKVLNLDLSKPL; this is encoded by the coding sequence ATGATTAGTCGAGCGGCATGTACGTTTCTGGCGGCCGTGCTGTTTGCCGGGTGCGGCCAACAGAGGCCTGTGCCGGCCGGAGGACGCAATCCCGATGTACTCAAAGTGGCGTTGTTGCCCGATGAATCGCCAGCGACGATCATCAAAGACAACGAAGCCCTGAAGGAATATCTCAAGCAGCGGCTCGACAAGCAGGTCGAGCTGGTCGTGACCACCGACTATTCGACCATGATCGAGGCCACGCGGCACGGGCGAATCGACGTGGCCTACTTCGGGCCGTTGTCGTATTGCCTTTGCAAGAGCAAGTGCGACATCGAACCGTTCGCGGCCAAGCTGCAGCAAGGATCGACAACCTACCAATCGGTGATCGTGGCCAACGCGGGCGAAGCGATCGAATCGCTGGCCGGCATCAAGGGCCGCACGATGGCCTACGGAGACAAGGCGTCGACCTCCAGCCACTTGATTCCCAAGTCGATGCTGGCCGCCGAGGGCCTGCTGGCGGGCCGCGATTATGAGGAAGTCTTCGTCGGCAACCACGACGCGGTGTTGATGAACGTGGCCCGCGGCAATGCCCCAGCCGGCGGCCTGAGCAAGCCGATCTACGACTCGCTCATCGAGCGCCGCGTCGTCGAGCCGGACCAGGTAAAGCTCCTCGCGGAGTCAAAACCCTTTCCACAATATCCGTGGGTGATGCAGGCCGACCTGGCCGCCGACCTGAAGCAGCGGATCAAGCAAGCGTTCTACGATCTTCACGAGCCGAAAGTGCTGGAGCCGCTCAAGGCCGAAGGGTTCGCTCCCGTCACCGACGCCGACTACGACTCGATTCGCGAGCTGGCCAAAGTATTGAATCTCGATCTCTCGAAGCCGCTGTAG
- the phnE gene encoding phosphonate ABC transporter, permease protein PhnE, whose amino-acid sequence MNAHAIPSITRDTVLERYRQRWLRTAIAGAATTLVVVASAWHSGLFDLRRIAEGVPSTAKLLGEMWPPDFSHAPSWIKPLADTLTMSISGTLLSVVLSVPLALLAARNTTPHPAAYVAARGVLNLLRAVPELILGIVLVAAVGFGVLPGVLALGLHSVGMVGKFYAEALEQVDPGPVEALRSVGAGPLQVIWYGMLPQIMPLLAGVTIYRWEYHFRASTVMGMVGAGGIGFELIGSLRIMQYREVSAILLVVLVMVVAIDMMSSALRRQLK is encoded by the coding sequence ATGAACGCCCACGCGATCCCTTCAATTACCCGCGACACCGTTCTCGAGCGTTACCGGCAGCGTTGGCTGCGCACGGCCATTGCCGGCGCGGCGACGACGCTGGTGGTCGTCGCTTCGGCCTGGCACTCGGGGCTGTTCGATTTGCGCCGCATCGCCGAGGGCGTGCCCAGCACCGCGAAGCTGCTGGGCGAAATGTGGCCGCCTGATTTCAGCCATGCCCCAAGCTGGATCAAACCGCTGGCCGACACGCTGACCATGAGCATTTCGGGCACGCTGTTGTCGGTGGTGCTTTCCGTTCCCTTGGCGCTGCTCGCCGCCCGCAACACCACGCCGCACCCGGCCGCTTACGTCGCCGCTCGGGGCGTGTTGAACCTGTTGCGTGCGGTGCCGGAACTGATTTTGGGCATCGTGCTGGTGGCGGCCGTCGGATTTGGCGTGTTGCCCGGCGTGCTGGCGTTGGGCCTGCACTCGGTGGGCATGGTCGGCAAGTTCTATGCGGAGGCGTTGGAGCAGGTCGATCCGGGGCCGGTCGAGGCGCTTCGCTCCGTGGGCGCCGGCCCGCTGCAAGTAATCTGGTACGGCATGCTGCCGCAGATCATGCCGCTGTTGGCAGGCGTCACCATCTACCGCTGGGAATACCACTTCCGCGCCTCGACGGTGATGGGCATGGTGGGAGCGGGCGGCATCGGTTTTGAGCTGATCGGTTCGTTGCGGATCATGCAATACCGCGAGGTCTCGGCCATTTTGCTCGTCGTGCTGGTGATGGTGGTGGCGATCGACATGATGAGCAGTGCTCTGCGGCGGCAGTTGAAATGA
- a CDS encoding phosphonate dehydrogenase, whose translation MSERPETASARPKVLVTNRVHASVIERLQAECDVDVNESGRILAPDELSRRTVDATAMMAFMTDHIDRDFLAACPQLQIIAGAFKGFDNIDVAACTERGVWVTRVADLLTIPTAELAIGLVLSLSRNIVAGDRLMRAGPFRGWRPILYGTGLTGKCVGLYGMGAVGQAIAERMGGFGVRTVYYDPRPLPPEKEIALRLRYVPFDELLAESDYLIVAAPLTDDNLHAFDEAALARMKPGSFLINVGRGSVVDEQAVARALQSGVLAGFAADVYETEDQSRPARPSQIEPALLAEIDRTVLTPHLGSAVDSVREQIELEAADNILAVIRGQAPPGAVNRPR comes from the coding sequence ATGAGCGAACGGCCAGAGACCGCCTCGGCGCGGCCCAAGGTATTGGTCACGAATCGCGTGCATGCCTCAGTCATCGAGCGGCTGCAAGCCGAGTGCGACGTCGACGTGAACGAGAGCGGCCGGATTCTTGCGCCTGATGAACTGAGCCGCCGCACCGTCGACGCCACGGCGATGATGGCCTTCATGACCGACCATATCGACCGCGACTTCCTGGCGGCCTGCCCGCAGTTGCAAATCATCGCGGGTGCGTTCAAGGGTTTCGACAACATCGACGTCGCCGCCTGCACCGAGCGCGGAGTCTGGGTGACGCGCGTGGCGGACCTGCTCACCATCCCCACCGCCGAGTTGGCCATCGGCCTCGTCTTGAGCCTTTCTCGCAACATCGTCGCCGGCGACCGCCTGATGCGTGCCGGGCCGTTCCGCGGCTGGCGGCCGATTCTTTATGGCACGGGCCTGACCGGCAAATGCGTCGGCCTCTATGGCATGGGAGCCGTGGGCCAGGCCATCGCCGAACGCATGGGCGGTTTTGGCGTGCGGACCGTCTATTACGACCCGCGGCCCCTGCCGCCTGAGAAGGAAATTGCTCTGCGCCTGCGATACGTACCGTTCGACGAGCTGTTGGCCGAGAGCGATTATCTGATCGTCGCGGCTCCGCTGACCGACGACAATCTGCACGCCTTCGACGAGGCCGCGCTGGCCCGCATGAAGCCCGGCAGTTTTCTTATCAACGTCGGCCGCGGCTCGGTGGTCGACGAACAGGCCGTAGCGCGCGCCCTGCAATCGGGCGTGCTGGCCGGCTTCGCGGCCGACGTCTACGAAACGGAAGACCAGTCGCGGCCGGCAAGGCCCTCGCAAATCGAGCCGGCGTTGCTTGCGGAGATCGACCGTACCGTGCTCACGCCGCATCTCGGTTCGGCGGTCGATTCGGTCCGCGAACAAATCGAACTGGAGGCTGCCGACAACATTCTCGCGGTCATCCGCGGCCAAGCGCCGCCCGGCGCCGTGAATCGGCCGCGGTGA